In Streptomyces sp. ML-6, the genomic stretch CCCGGTCGACCGTGGCCGCCGCGGAACCACCTGCGGGAATGGTGACGGTGTCGAAAACACCCGATCCGGCCGTTGCGGTTGCAGAGCACCCCCGGGCCGCCAGGGTGACCTGGCCTCCCGGCGCGATCACCGACGGGGTGACGGTGTATCCGGTCGCGGAGGACGCGCCTCCCGACGACGCCACGGACGCGAACGCGGCCGGAGCGGTCAGGGCGAGGGCGGCGGCGCCGAACAGTGCGACGGGTGCGACACGTATGGAACGCATGGATGAATCCTCCGGATCCCCGAGGAGCACGTGCGGAACGGATTTCCACAAAGCGTCAGAAATGCGCCTCGACCCGCCAAACGCTAGGAGTCGTGCATTCCGCTCGCGATCGGGGTACGCCGCCCGGGGCACCGGTTTCGCCCGAGCGGCGCACCCCCGTGTCACCGCCCGCCCGCGGCTTCCGGGAACAGATCGAGGAACGGCGCGGTGGTGGCCGAGAGACCCCGCCCGAAGGGGGTGTCGAAATCCCAGATCAGGAAGAGCAGAAAGGCGATCAGAACACTGAAGAAACCGGCCAGAAGAAGTTCACGGAAACTTCTGCGGATCTGCAACGTGAAGATCATTCCAACCGTCACCAAAGCCCCGATGACCAGGCCGAACCAGACCACGCCCGGCATGGTCGCCCCCGCGCTCTGCCCGCGTGCGCTGCGCGCGTCGTCGGCCGCGGCGACCTCGTCGACCAGCGGCTGGTACGCCTGCCCCTCGTGGTCGTTCGCCGGCCGGTACTGGGTGACATCGGTGCGCACCCGGTCGAGGAGCCGGGTGCCTTCGGTGGTGAGCGTGCCGTGCTCGCTCATCGACTGCCACTCGTCGTGCACGACATGGCGTACGTAGGCGTCGACATCGGCGCGGATGCGGGCGCGCACCTCGGCCGGGTAGACGGCGGAGCGGGCCTTCACCTCGTGCAGCGCCTGGGCCTCCTGGCGCACGTACTCCTGGGCGGCGCCGCGGCCCTCCCAGACGCCCGCGATGGCGAGGCCCAGCACGATCGCGTAGACCACGCCGATCATCATCGTCATGTACTCGATGACGTCGGGGGTCTCGGACGGGTCGTCGTCCTCCCCGACCCGGCGGTTGTTGAGCACGGCGATGGTCAGGACGACGGCACTCGCCGCGACCATGGCGAGGGTGAGAACAAGCCATTCCGACATGAGACTTCTCCGGAGGTCAGCGGGAGCGGGGACGCAGGACGGCGACGGCGAACACCGCGGGCGCCGTGATCAGCAGGGTGAGGGTGACCAGGGAGGCGCCGCGCCGGGGGACCTTGCGCGGTGGCTTGCGGTAGGTGGGGAGCGCCACGGGACGGGACGAGAGGGGTGCGGGACGTGCGGAGGGCGAGGCCGCGGGGGAGGAGGGGGCGGGCGGGAGGACGGGGGACGGTGTCACTGGCTCCGGTTCCGGTCGTGGTGATGCGGACGGCGCGGGTGGGGCGGGCCGCGGAGTGGGTGGGGGAGAAGGTGGGGGCGGGGGCTCGGGAGAGGGCGGTGGGGGGCGCGGTGTCGGTGGTGGGGGCGGCTCGGTCGCCGGACCCGGCCGGCAGGGGCCGGTACCCGACACGACAACCGGTGAACTCCCGTCGTTCTCACCGATGTAGGCGTACGCGCAGCTGTCCGCCGCGGCCGGTAACGGGGTGCTCAGCAGCCACAGCAGTGCGACGGCCGCGGCGAGCCGTCCTATGAGTGATCCGTACACGACGGCGAGCATGATCCGGCCGATCGCGGGACACGCGGGGAAAGCATCGGGTTCGCCTGATGGTGGGACATCGGACGGCCCGTGTTCGAGCCCGGGAGAAGCCTTTTGGGCGCGTCGTACGACGTGAGAGGCGGTGTCCGGGTGCCGTGCCGGACCGGCGGAGACGCGCGGGACAACTGGGCTCACACGTACGGAAGTTGACGTGAACAGCCGAGGAGCGTTCCGTTCACGCCGCCCCCGCCCACCCTGCGGTCGGTGTGAGGACGGGCGGTGGAACCGGCCTCGCGGCGCTGCGGACAGGCTGCGGAACCAGGTCTTCCGGCGGCGGGGCGGGAGGTGGAAGCGGGCCTTCCGGTGGTGTGGAAGGCCGGGCCCGGACCGGGTGGATTGCTAAGGCGATCGAGCGAAGGCGCCTGGCCGGGCCGTCCGGCCGGAGAGGGGCGGATACGAGGCCCCGGGGGACGGCTCCCGCGTGCGGATCCGTTTTGGTGCCAGGCGCCGGATGATCGACGATTTCGCGCAGGCTCCCGGCCCACCGGTCAAATCGCGCTCGCGGAAAGGATGTTGCCCCCACGGCGAGGAATAGCCGTCACATCACCACCGACAAAGGATTCGTCACCCGTGACGGGTCCGGTGAACCACGGTGCGGACCGATGCCCGCCAAGTGGTCCGTACCTTTTCCGGCGGGGCGAAACCGGAGGGCGGTGACGGGAAACCGGGACGGCAATGGCGTTGGTTCCGCGGGTACATGTTACGGGGTGCTCCCCGGTGCCGGCGCGGCGGGTTCCTCCCGTGAGGGGCAAAGCCTTCCCGGAAGGGCCGTTCGTCGCCGAATGTCACACGTAGCGACTGATCGGTTGCACATGCCACTGGTGTGTGACCAATAACGGACGGCTAATTTCCGTTTTCACTCGCTCTCTTGGCGGACGATCAGTAGCCTCTGGTCAACACTGACCATGAACATGGCCGGATCGCCGTAGCGACTTGTTGGAGACATCGATGGAGCGTCCCGCCTGGGCACCGCGAGGCATAGACATCACGGTGCCGAGCGTGTCCCGCATGTACGACTTCTATCTGGGCGGATCGCACAATTTCGAGGTGGACCGGGAAGCGGCGCGCAAGGCCATGGAGTTCATGCCGGGACTCCCCAAGATCATGCAGGCGAATCGCGCCTTCATGCGCAGAGCAGTGCATTACGCGGTCGGCGAGGGCATCAGTCAGTTTCTGGACATCGGTTCCGGAATACCGACCTTCGGCAATGTCCACGAAATCGCCCAGGCCGCCGACCCCGCGGCCCGGGTGGCGTACGTCGACCACGACCCGGTCGCGGTCGCACACAGCAAGGCCGTGCTGGAGGGGAACGACCGGGCGGTGATCGCCGCCGCGGACCTGCGCCGCCCCCAGGAGATCGTGAAGAACCCGGAGATCTCCGGACTGCTCGACCTGGACCGCCCGGTGGCCCTGCTGCTCGTCGCCGTGCTCCACTTCCTCGAGGACGCCGACGAACCGCAGGCCGCGGTCGCCGAGCTGCGCGAGGCACTCGCCCCCGGCAGCCTCGTCGTCATCACCCACGCCTCGTACGAGGGCATCCCGCTCACCCGGGAGGAAGCGGGCGGCATGGTCGGGGTCTACGAGAACATTCGCAACCCCCTCGTCATGCGGTCCCGCGACGAGGTCATGCGCTTCTTCGAGGGGTACGAGATGGTGGAGCCCGGACTCGTGTCGATGCCGCACTGGCGGCCGGAGACCCCGGTGGTGGCGGAGCAAGAGGATCCGTATGCCTTCTCGGGCTTCGCCGGCGTGGGACGCAAGGCGTGAGCATTCCCGCCCAGTCGTCCGGAGTGCCGGACGCGGAGCCCGACGGGCCCGAGAGCCGGCTCCGAAGATTCGCCACCATCTGGAGCCGGGCCATCTTCCCCTCGACGGCCACCTCCCTGACGCGCACGGAGTTCGAGCAGCATCTGCTGCCGCTGGCCCGCAGGCTCAGCGACATCCTGCACGAGCGGCCCTTCGACGCGGCCCCCGCGGGCGAGGTGGGCGCCGCCCTCGTCGCCGTGCACTGCACGGACCCCGACGCGCTCAGCAGCACGCTCGGCGTCATCGACTCGTACCTGGTGCTGTACTGCGGCGGCAACGGCCCCACGGCGCTGTCCACCGAGGACGCCAGGGCCCGCTGCGCGCGGATGCAGCACATCCTGGCCGGCGGCTTCACCGAGGCGCTGCGCCAGCGCACCCTCGCCGAACAGGAGGCCATCGCGCGCTCGGCGCTCGCCGCCCGCTCCGACGCCGAACAGGCGCTGCACGCCACGGAGGCGCGGTTCCGGGCCGTCTTCAAGGACGCGGCCGTCGGCATCGGCATCGCCGACCTGGACGGCAACGTGCTGGAGATCAACGACACCCTCACCCGGATGTTCGGCGGCCTCGACCACCACGTGCGCAGCCACAAGCTCAACGAGTGGGTCCACCCAGAGGACTCGCCGCACGTCTGGAAGTACTACGACGAGCTGGTGCGCGGCGAACGCGAGCACTACCGGGTCGAGAAGCCGTACTACCGCAACGACGGCACGGTGCTGTGGACCAACCTGACGGTCTCGCTGCTGCGCGACGCCGAGGGGAAGCCGCAGTACCAGCTGGCGCTGATGGAGGACACCACGGAACGCAGGCTGCTGAACCTGCGGCTGCGGTACGAGGCCACCCATGACGCGCTCACCGGACTGCCCAACCGGACGCTGTTCTTCGAACGGCTGGAGAAGGCTCTCTGTGCCGACGACGGCAGCCGTTTCGGTCTGTGCTACCTCGACCTGGACGGCTTCAAGGCGATCAACGACAGCCTCGGGCACGCGTCCGGCGACCGGCTGCTGGTCGAGGTGGCCGACCGGCTGCAGAGCTGCGCGACCGCGCCCGGCGAGATGGTCGCCCGGCTCGGCGGCGACGAGTTCGTGGCCCTGACCACCGGCCCCGACACCGAGAAGGAGGTCACCGAACTGGCCTGCCGCATCCTCAACGCGCTCGGCGCCCCCATCCGGCTCGAAGGCCGCGAGCTGACCGTGCGCGGCTCCATCGGCGTCGTCGAGGGCCCGGCGGGCGAACGCGGCGCCGCCGAGGTGCTGCGCAGCGCCGACATCACGATGTACCGGGCCAAGGGGGCGGGCGGCAACCGGTTCGAGTTCGCCGACGCGGAGGCGGACGCCCGCGCCATCACGCGGCACGGGCTGACCACCGCGCTGCCCGCCGCACTGGAGCGCGGCGAGTTCTTCATCGAGTACCAGCCGCTCGTGCACCTCGGCGACGGCACGGTGCACGGCGCGGAAGCACTGGTGCGCTGGTGCCATCCGCAGCACGGGGTGCTCGGCCCGGACCGGTTCATCCCGCTCGCCGAGCACACCGGCCTGATCGTGCCGCTGGGCCGCTGGGTGCTGGAGGAGTCCGTCCGGCAGGCCAACTTCTGGCAGGAGCGGCACACCGACGGCGGACCGCTGCGCATCAACGTCAACCTCTCACCGACCCAGCTGCACCACCCGCGACTGGTCGCCGAGACCGTCGACGTGCTGGAGCGGTCGGGGCTCGAACCCGGCGCGCTGTGCCTGGAGGTCACCGAGTCCGCGCTCATCGGCGCGGACGACGACCTGCTCAAGCCACTGCGGCAACTGGCCGAGATGGGCGTCGACATAGCGCTCGACGACTTCGGCACCGGCTACTCGAACCTGGCGAACCTGCGCCGGCTCCCGGTGAGCGTGCTCAAGCTGGACCGTTCCTTCACGATGGGCATGCAGCAGCACCCGGCGGACCCGGTCGACCTGAAGATCGTCGAGGGGATCGTCTCGCTGGCGCACAGCCTGGACCTCGCCGTCACGGTGGAGGGGGTGGAGACCGGGGCCCAGGCCGAACAGCTGCGCAAGCTGGGATGCGACACGGCCCAGGGCTGGTACTACGCCCGGCCGGGCGCCCCCGACCGGATCCACTCCCTGCTGCTGGCCGACGCGGTGTGAGACCCGGGGGCTCTCCGCGGCCGGCCGCCCCGGCCGCGGGGAGCCCGTCGGCCGCGGCGGGTCCGGGTCAGTCCTTCCGGGTGGCGAGCAGCACCCGCTGGAGTTCGCGCGCCGCACGCGGCGGGGCCACGTCGCTGCGGTGCGCGAGCGCGATGGTGCGCCGCAGGCCGGGGCGGGCCAGCGGGGTGGTCCGCAGCTCGTGCCCGAACCGCCCGGCGACCATGCTGGGCACCACCGCGATGCCGAGCCCGGCCCGGACGAAACCGAGCACCGCGTCCATCTCGCCGCCCTCCACCGTGAACGACGGCTCGAAACCCTCCGCCCGGCAGGCGGCGACCGTCAGCTCCCGCAGGTCGTAGCCGTGCCGGAACATCACCAGGGGCTCCCCCTGGAGGTCGGCGATCCGCACGCTCCCGCCCCGGCCGGGCCGCGGCCCCCGGGCCGACGACACCACGACCAGGTCCTCCTGTAGCAGCTCGACCGTGGTGAGCACGGGGGAGGCCGCGGGCAGCGGCAGGACCACCAGGGCGAGATCCAGCGCGCCGCGCGCCAGCCCCCGCACGAGGTCGAGCGAACCGCCCTCCTCCAGCAGCAACCGGATCCCCGGATGGCGGTCGTGGAAGGCGCGCAGCACGTCGGGGAGCAGGCCCGTGCAGAGGCTGGGCGTGGCCCCCAGCCGCACCCGGCCCCGGCGCAGCTGCGCCAGCTCCTGCACCTCGTGGCGGGCGGTGTCGGCGTCCGCGAGGATCCGGCGGGCCAGCGGCAGCAGCGCCTCGCCCGCGTCGGTGAGCGTGATGTTGCCCCGGGCCCGGCTGAACAGCTCCGCCCCCAGCTCGTTCTCCAACGCCCTGATCTGCTGGGAGAGCGAGGGCTGCGAGACGTGCACCGCCTCGGCGGCACGGGTGAAGTGCCGGGTCTCGGCCACGGCGACGAAGTACGTCAGCTGCTGGAACTGCATGCGCTCACCTCCGTCACCCACGATAGCCCTAGTCTATGAAGATGAGCTATTCCATGTCTTGGACTGATGGGGTCGTTCGGCCCTAGCGTCGTGTTCATGGCATTGGCAACGCGGACGGACCGACGGCCGTCCATGACGCGCACGATCTGGGACTCGTCCGTCGGCAAGAAGACGGTCATGGCCGTGAGCGGCCTGGTCATGCTCCTCTACCTGGTCGCCCACATGCTCGGCAACCTGAAGATCTTCTTCGGGGCCGGCGAGTTCAACCACTACGCGCACTGGCTGCGGACCCTGGGCGAGCCCTTCCTGCACTACGAGTGGGCCCTGTGGCTCCTCCGCGTCGTGCTGGTCGCCGCCGTGGTGCTGCACGCCGTCTCCGCGTACCAGCTGAGCCGCCGCGACATCCGGGCGCGCCCCGCCAAGTACGTGCACCGCAGGCCGCGCGCAGGCTATGCCACCCGCACCATGCGCTGGGGCGGGATCATCCTCGGCCTGTTCATCGTCTGGCACATCCTCGACCTGACGACGGGCACCGTGCACCCCGGCGGCTTCCAGCCCGGACACCCCTACCAGAACGTCGTCGACACCTTCTCCACCTGGTACGGCAACGTGGTCTACATCGCCGCCGTCCTCGCCCTCGGGTTCCACGTCCGGCACGGCTTCTGGAGCGCCGCCCAGACCCTCGGCGCGGGCAACGCGACCCGGGACCGGGCCCTCAAGGCCCTGGCCGACGCCCTCGC encodes the following:
- a CDS encoding LysR substrate-binding domain-containing protein, with amino-acid sequence MQFQQLTYFVAVAETRHFTRAAEAVHVSQPSLSQQIRALENELGAELFSRARGNITLTDAGEALLPLARRILADADTARHEVQELAQLRRGRVRLGATPSLCTGLLPDVLRAFHDRHPGIRLLLEEGGSLDLVRGLARGALDLALVVLPLPAASPVLTTVELLQEDLVVVSSARGPRPGRGGSVRIADLQGEPLVMFRHGYDLRELTVAACRAEGFEPSFTVEGGEMDAVLGFVRAGLGIAVVPSMVAGRFGHELRTTPLARPGLRRTIALAHRSDVAPPRAARELQRVLLATRKD
- a CDS encoding SAM-dependent methyltransferase; the protein is MERPAWAPRGIDITVPSVSRMYDFYLGGSHNFEVDREAARKAMEFMPGLPKIMQANRAFMRRAVHYAVGEGISQFLDIGSGIPTFGNVHEIAQAADPAARVAYVDHDPVAVAHSKAVLEGNDRAVIAAADLRRPQEIVKNPEISGLLDLDRPVALLLVAVLHFLEDADEPQAAVAELREALAPGSLVVITHASYEGIPLTREEAGGMVGVYENIRNPLVMRSRDEVMRFFEGYEMVEPGLVSMPHWRPETPVVAEQEDPYAFSGFAGVGRKA
- a CDS encoding succinate dehydrogenase, with amino-acid sequence MALATRTDRRPSMTRTIWDSSVGKKTVMAVSGLVMLLYLVAHMLGNLKIFFGAGEFNHYAHWLRTLGEPFLHYEWALWLLRVVLVAAVVLHAVSAYQLSRRDIRARPAKYVHRRPRAGYATRTMRWGGIILGLFIVWHILDLTTGTVHPGGFQPGHPYQNVVDTFSTWYGNVVYIAAVLALGFHVRHGFWSAAQTLGAGNATRDRALKALADALALVLTLGFISVPVAVMTGVVS
- a CDS encoding EAL domain-containing protein, translated to MSIPAQSSGVPDAEPDGPESRLRRFATIWSRAIFPSTATSLTRTEFEQHLLPLARRLSDILHERPFDAAPAGEVGAALVAVHCTDPDALSSTLGVIDSYLVLYCGGNGPTALSTEDARARCARMQHILAGGFTEALRQRTLAEQEAIARSALAARSDAEQALHATEARFRAVFKDAAVGIGIADLDGNVLEINDTLTRMFGGLDHHVRSHKLNEWVHPEDSPHVWKYYDELVRGEREHYRVEKPYYRNDGTVLWTNLTVSLLRDAEGKPQYQLALMEDTTERRLLNLRLRYEATHDALTGLPNRTLFFERLEKALCADDGSRFGLCYLDLDGFKAINDSLGHASGDRLLVEVADRLQSCATAPGEMVARLGGDEFVALTTGPDTEKEVTELACRILNALGAPIRLEGRELTVRGSIGVVEGPAGERGAAEVLRSADITMYRAKGAGGNRFEFADAEADARAITRHGLTTALPAALERGEFFIEYQPLVHLGDGTVHGAEALVRWCHPQHGVLGPDRFIPLAEHTGLIVPLGRWVLEESVRQANFWQERHTDGGPLRINVNLSPTQLHHPRLVAETVDVLERSGLEPGALCLEVTESALIGADDDLLKPLRQLAEMGVDIALDDFGTGYSNLANLRRLPVSVLKLDRSFTMGMQQHPADPVDLKIVEGIVSLAHSLDLAVTVEGVETGAQAEQLRKLGCDTAQGWYYARPGAPDRIHSLLLADAV
- a CDS encoding DUF4239 domain-containing protein, which encodes MSEWLVLTLAMVAASAVVLTIAVLNNRRVGEDDDPSETPDVIEYMTMMIGVVYAIVLGLAIAGVWEGRGAAQEYVRQEAQALHEVKARSAVYPAEVRARIRADVDAYVRHVVHDEWQSMSEHGTLTTEGTRLLDRVRTDVTQYRPANDHEGQAYQPLVDEVAAADDARSARGQSAGATMPGVVWFGLVIGALVTVGMIFTLQIRRSFRELLLAGFFSVLIAFLLFLIWDFDTPFGRGLSATTAPFLDLFPEAAGGR